From Carassius gibelio isolate Cgi1373 ecotype wild population from Czech Republic chromosome B21, carGib1.2-hapl.c, whole genome shotgun sequence, the proteins below share one genomic window:
- the akna gene encoding microtubule organization protein AKNA isoform X2, which yields MRAMKRQVMERSRGGTTAGVLVWTPAPAYSSPSSPDGSDFSWDEEPDEDFQSQMDENGIIGLAESQGQQEEQEEEIAEDLLWDVKTPEPEHGPPPALEEISCHLSELLDSEPLSQDTGDDCRSPSLQEEHKTDEDRSVLLEDWTDDEDSTGSPTIHSHKLNSFPQRDTVLDMTDEETEEKETREDAQRFMDQAFPDTEDMASMFERLKSCDYSEITQNIQISGTPEHSEQSDSEELEETNQQFLPVSHRISQSSSNPISFPHLSSKELMNNCGTEAETFPEADVRTESSLSTPKTYHTVRSKGEEIKNKVTPQTSARSPVIKIRLGKTHQDGTSGEKLGLHSPNHNLQPPTPSPRETNPASCDDQVSIPAQCISKASVSPSERSPPPTPHRSSAIKNHRTSKTSHSDPDDVRKGQLSHPLPDFSKVEPRVRFPKNSGYKPPKSRQPSHDRTSHPDLPVVFKSPAEIVREVLLSSSDGFPGSPSMSGAPRRLHSTVPEEFRCPQQASTLMQQLQEDYNRLLTKYAEAENTIDRLRLEAKVGLCSEPPKPSTAILSGVIQEASKVITLSFPQAQRAEFDAGSTHQIQQRDHSENCRKTPTRPSSVNSISSKRSGSLTANHLTETLTKQTQRFQLQVDAFEALLKNGKLQPCEQIKGLSTLAQGQESLEHAYLDARAQSQMQQQQWKGRHVTFDPDRDLEGQIFRSGMRLEELKEWLEQAEPNKPISEPPLYPLPPSDVLSVSMLETEPLPESPLSAVHPEACVGVEVSSVSGESDADEEEEEILPFLLHPLHDKHQCVERDFSKLMDCYQSFKELPGMLDPTVTLKSHDLLDFGDSASLGNTSVTDRQQNRIFNEKKTMTSAQQQAAADCVPPSGPSVRSQVCDSMETHPEALCHSSVLPGLPGRERKASGNRKTQSSSLTSLTESTEPRTMGLKAKAKTVRASPLDGVKSPETDSGFMGSESSHLTPAVHSPLQQRPVDSSIAPSGPSMNTERPESAPPARQPFAVSPSQSQPSLNTRREHLAKSEGCTGSVRRRRGEEMCSSSSLTSSVSPIHWPNSNLLPWPSSLTSQSEHGSDHVRFLSGDEKSQDGRYPQPANQHLRSHRSPYHHGDHLEAQSSVQLTNQQEALRSLQQEVNHLKARLEGNLRLSEPASPVRVPTSATEETRDQASPQTTRSSVRRRQQKESERNEEKERGNLPRPTQSQRSASLPRHRPQTELTTDSEFVLSEPRTSTLRHVRMSPMTSRGRGQTRGFGHHKEDSTSGRSDNSDATESSRGPEAACPHCISDRTGSLTRPVRSRRSPHFSKPSCSHCPVCGALQTNQRASQSANQEPVSTPRGSQPMRSSLQMDRGGGVNLAPPRAVLGGVPVVPYVPIYPSTLYFSSPVTSQAYSQPFNISVSPVRDERPGVRGHRRRSLSLDHQQHTLDSSLSRAITAAKNMREVSHRMARSLTSGLHSSSFLTSSCTY from the exons ATGAGAGCGATGAAGAGACAGGTAATGGAGCGGAGCAGAGGTGGTACCACCGCAGGGGTTCTGGTGTGGACACCTGCCCCAGCATACTCCTCTCCCTCTAGCCCAGACGGGTCGGACTTCAGCTGGGATGAAGAACCAGATGAGGACTTTCAAAGCCAGATGGATGAGAATGGCATCATTGGTCTGGCAGAGAGTCAAGGGCAGCAGGAG GAACAAGAGGAGGAGATTGCAGAAGACCTGTTGTGGGATGTGAAGACCCCTGAGCCTGAGCATGGGCCACCACCAGCACTAGAGGAGATAAGCTGTCACCTGAGTGAGCTGCTGGACTCTGAGCCGCTCTCTCAGGACACTGGAGATGACTGCCGCTCTCCATCTCTGC agGAAGAACACAAAACAGATGAAGACCGAAGTGTTTTGTTGGAAGATTGGACTGACGATGAGGACAGTACAGGGAGCCCAACAATCCACAGTCACAAATTAAACTCTTTCCCACAGAGAGACACGGTGCTAGACATGACTGATGAGGAAACAGAAGAGAAAGAAACACGTGAAGATGCTCAGAGATTCATGGATCAAGCATTTCCTGACACAGAAGACATGGCATCTATGTTTGAAAGGCTGAAGAGCTGTGATTACAGTGAGATCACTCAAAATATTCAAATTTCGGGAACCCCAGAGCATTCTGAGCAAAGTGATTCTGAGGAACTTGAAGAAACCAATCAGCAATTTCTGCCAGTTTCACATCGTATCTCACAAAGCAGTTCTAATCCCATCAGTTTTCCCCATTTGTCCTCAAAGGAACTGATGAATAACTGTGGAACTGAAGCTGAGACTTTTCCAGAGGCAGACGTTAGGACAGAGTCATCTCTTAGCACCCCTAAAACATACCACACGGTTAGATCAAAAGGGGAGGAGATTAAAAACAAGGTCACCCCTCAAACTTCAGCCAGAAGCCCTGTAATAAAAATCAGACTTGGAAAAACACACCAAGATGGTACGAGTGGAGAAAAATTAGGGCTACACAGTCCTAACCACAATCTGCAGCCTCCAACGCCCTCTCCCAGAGAAACAAACCCAGCTTCCTGTGACGATCAGGTTTCTATTCCAGCTCAGTGCATTTCTAAAGCAAGCGTCTCCCCCTCAGAGCGTTCTCCCCCTCCTACACCTCACCGGTCTTCAGCAATAAAGAACCACAGAACCTCCAAAACCTCTCACTCTGATCCAGATGATGTCAG GAAAGGACAGCTGAGTCACCCTTTACCTGATTTCTCCAAAGTGGAGCCGAGGGTACGTTTCCCGAAAAATAGTGGATACAAACCTCCTAAAAGCCGTCAACCTTCTCATGACAGAACTTCACACCCGGATCTTCCTGTAGTGTTCAAGTCCCCTGCTGAGATTGTGAGAGAGGTCCTTTTGAGCAGTTCTGATGGGTTTCCAGGAAGCCCCTCCATGAGTGGGGCCCCCAGGCGTCTGCACAGCACAGTACCAGAGGAGTTCCGCTGCCCCCAGCAGGCCAGCACACTGATGCAGCAGCTGCAG GAGGACTATAACAGGCTGCTAACCAAGTATGCAGAAGCTGAAAATACTATTGATCGCCTTCGCCTTGAAGCAAAG GTTGGTCTCTGTTCTGAACCCCCAAAACCCAGTACAGCTATCCTGTCAGGTGTTATTCAGGAGGCCTCAAAGGTCATAACGCTCAGTTTTCCTCAAGCGCAGAGGGCAGAGTTCGACGCAGGCTCTACTCACCAGATCCAGCAGAGAGATCACTCGG AAAACTGCAGAAAAACACCAACTCGTCCTTCCTCTGTGAACTCGATCAGCTCAAAGAGGTCTGGATCTCTCACTGCAAACCACCTAACAGAGACTCTGACCAAACAAACTCAAAGATTTCAGCTACAG gTTGATGCTTTCGAGGCACTTCTAAAGAATGGGAAGCTCCAGCCCTGTGAACAGATAAAG GGTCTCTCCACACTGGCACAGGGACAGGAGTCTCTTGAACATGCTTACCTAGATGCACGAGCCCAGTCTCagatgcagcagcagcagtggaAAGGCAGGCATGTCACCTTTGACCCAGACAG ggACCTAGAAGGTcagatcttcaggtcagggatGCGACTGGAGGAGCTGAAGGAGTGGCTGGAGCAAGCAGAACCGAACAAACCCATTTCTGAACCTCCCTTATACCCTCTGCCTCCTTCAGATGTGCTCTCTGTGTCCATGCTGGAGACCGAACCTCTACCTGAG AGCCCACTGTCTGCTGTCCATCCTGAGGCTTGTGTTGGAGTGGAGGTTAGTTCAGTTAGCGGAGAGAGTGATGCagatgaagaggaagaagagatcCTTCCATTTCTTCTTCATCCCCTCCATGACAAACACCAGTGTGTGGAGAGAGACTTCAGTAAGCTCATGGACTG CTATCAGAGTTTTAAAGAGCTGCCTGGGATGCTGGACCCAACTGTGACTTTAAAGAGCCATGACTTGCTGGATTTTGGAGATTCTGCTTCTCTTGGGAATACAAGTGTAACGGACAGACAACAAAACAGGATTTTTAATGAGAAAAAGACAATGACAtctgctcagca GCAGGCAGCAGCAGATTGTGTCCCTCCCTCCGGCCCATCTGTCAGGTCACAGGTGTGTGACTCTATGGAAACTCACCCGGAGGCTCTTTGTCACTCCTCGGTGTTGCCAGGGCTACCGGGCAGGGAAAGGAAAGCGTCAGGAAACAGGAAAACTCAAAGCAGTAGCCTGACCAGCCTGACAGAGAGCACAGAACCCAGAACTATGGGTTTAAAAGCAAAGGCTAAGACTGTCAGAGCATCCCCTCTG GATGGGGTTAAGTCTCCAGAGACAGACAGTGGCTTTATGGGCTCAGAGAGCAGTCATCTCACTCCTGCAGTACACAGTCCTCTCCAGCAGAGGCCAGTGGATAG TTCCATCGCGCCGTCTGGCCCAAGTATGAACACAGAAAGACCAGAGTCTGCTCCTCCTGCTAGACAACCTTTTGCCGTCTCGCCCTCTCAATCACAACCCTCTCTAAATACCCGAAGAGAACACCTCGCCAAGTCTGAAGGATGCACGGGTTCTGTTAGGAGGAGAAGAGGGGAGGAAATGTGTTCTTCTTCCAGTCTTACTTCCTCAGTATCCCCCATTCATTGGCCCAATAGCAACCTCCTGCCCTGGCCAAGCAGCCTgaccagccaatcagagcatGGCAGTGATCACG TCCGTTTCTTATCAGGGGATGAGAAATCACAGGATGGCCGGTACCCACAACCAGCCAATCAGCATCTCCGCTCTCACAGAAGTCCTTATCACCATGGTGACCACCTCGAAGCCCAAAGTTCCGTTCAGCTAACAAATCAGCA AGAGGCTCTTCGATCTCTACAGCAAGAAGTGAACCACCTGAAGGCGAGACTAGAGGGAAATCTGAGACTCTCCGAACCTGCCAGTCCTGTCAGAGTACCCACTTCTGCCACAGAAGAGACCAGGGATCAGGCTTCCCCACAGACCACAAG GTCTTCAGTCAGGAGAAGGCagcagaaagagagtgagaggaaTGAAGAAAAGGAGAGAGGAAACTTGCCAAGACCCACCCAGAGCCAAAGATCCGCATCTTTACCTCGACATCGGCCTCAAACTGAGCTGA CGACTGATTCTGAGTTTGTCCTATCTGAGCCACGAACATCAACTTTAAGACATGTCCGGATGTCACCTATGACATCACGAGGAAGAGGACAAACCAGAGGATTTGGACATCATAAAGAGGACAGTACAT CAGGCAGATCCGACAATAGTGATGCAACCGAATCAAGCCGAGGACCAGAAGCTGCCTGCCCTCATTGCATATCAGACCGCACTGGTTCCTTGACAC GTCCAGTGAGGAGTAGGAGGTCTCCACATTTCTCAAAGCCGTCCTGTAGCCATTGCCCAGTGTGTGGTGCATTACAAACCAATCAAAGAGCCTCTCAATCAG ccAATCAGGAGCCAGTCTCCACCCCCAGAGGGAGTCAGCCAATGAGATCCTCCTTACAGATGGACAGAGGAGGAGGTGTGAATTTGGCTCCTCCCCGCGCAGTTCTGGGAGGTGTTCCAGTTGTCCCATATGTGCCCATCTATCCTTCAACTCT TTACTTCTCCAGTCCTGTGACGTCACAGGCCTACTCACAACCCTTTAACATCTCAGTCAGTCCCGTCAGAGATGAGAGgccaggggtcagaggtcatcgCAGACGATCTCTCTCTTTGGACCATCAGCAGCACACTCTAGACAGCTCTCTGAGCCGTGCTATCACGGCAGCTAAAAACATGAGAGAGGTCTCGCATCGCATGGCTCGCTCTCTGACCTCAGGACTGCACAGCAGTAGCTTCCTCACCTCATCCTGCACCTACTGA
- the akna gene encoding microtubule organization protein AKNA isoform X1 encodes MRAMKRQVMERSRGGTTAGVLVWTPAPAYSSPSSPDGSDFSWDEEPDEDFQSQMDENGIIGLAESQGQQEEQEEEIAEDLLWDVKTPEPEHGPPPALEEISCHLSELLDSEPLSQDTGDDCRSPSLQEEHKTDEDRSVLLEDWTDDEDSTGSPTIHSHKLNSFPQRDTVLDMTDEETEEKETREDAQRFMDQAFPDTEDMASMFERLKSCDYSEITQNIQISGTPEHSEQSDSEELEETNQQFLPVSHRISQSSSNPISFPHLSSKELMNNCGTEAETFPEADVRTESSLSTPKTYHTVRSKGEEIKNKVTPQTSARSPVIKIRLGKTHQDGTSGEKLGLHSPNHNLQPPTPSPRETNPASCDDQVSIPAQCISKASVSPSERSPPPTPHRSSAIKNHRTSKTSHSDPDDVRKGQLSHPLPDFSKVEPRVRFPKNSGYKPPKSRQPSHDRTSHPDLPVVFKSPAEIVREVLLSSSDGFPGSPSMSGAPRRLHSTVPEEFRCPQQASTLMQQLQEDYNRLLTKYAEAENTIDRLRLEAKVGLCSEPPKPSTAILSGVIQEASKVITLSFPQAQRAEFDAGSTHQIQQRDHSENCRKTPTRPSSVNSISSKRSGSLTANHLTETLTKQTQRFQLQVDAFEALLKNGKLQPCEQIKGLSTLAQGQESLEHAYLDARAQSQMQQQQWKGRHVTFDPDRDLEGQIFRSGMRLEELKEWLEQAEPNKPISEPPLYPLPPSDVLSVSMLETEPLPESPLSAVHPEACVGVEVSSVSGESDADEEEEEILPFLLHPLHDKHQCVERDFSKLMDCYQSFKELPGMLDPTVTLKSHDLLDFGDSASLGNTSVTDRQQNRIFNEKKTMTSAQQQAAADCVPPSGPSVRSQVCDSMETHPEALCHSSVLPGLPGRERKASGNRKTQSSSLTSLTESTEPRTMGLKAKAKTVRASPLDGVKSPETDSGFMGSESSHLTPAVHSPLQQRPVDSSIAPSGPSMNTERPESAPPARQPFAVSPSQSQPSLNTRREHLAKSEGCTGSVRRRRGEEMCSSSSLTSSVSPIHWPNSNLLPWPSSLTSQSEHGSDHVRFLSGDEKSQDGRYPQPANQHLRSHRSPYHHGDHLEAQSSVQLTNQQEALRSLQQEVNHLKARLEGNLRLSEPASPVRVPTSATEETRDQASPQTTRSSVRRRQQKESERNEEKERGNLPRPTQSQRSASLPRHRPQTELTTDSEFVLSEPRTSTLRHVRMSPMTSRGRGQTRGFGHHKEDSTCRSDNSDATESSRGPEAACPHCISDRTGSLTRPVRSRRSPHFSKPSCSHCPVCGALQTNQRASQSANQEPVSTPRGSQPMRSSLQMDRGGGVNLAPPRAVLGGVPVVPYVPIYPSTLYFSSPVTSQAYSQPFNISVSPVRDERPGVRGHRRRSLSLDHQQHTLDSSLSRAITAAKNMREVSHRMARSLTSGLHSSSFLTSSCTY; translated from the exons ATGAGAGCGATGAAGAGACAGGTAATGGAGCGGAGCAGAGGTGGTACCACCGCAGGGGTTCTGGTGTGGACACCTGCCCCAGCATACTCCTCTCCCTCTAGCCCAGACGGGTCGGACTTCAGCTGGGATGAAGAACCAGATGAGGACTTTCAAAGCCAGATGGATGAGAATGGCATCATTGGTCTGGCAGAGAGTCAAGGGCAGCAGGAG GAACAAGAGGAGGAGATTGCAGAAGACCTGTTGTGGGATGTGAAGACCCCTGAGCCTGAGCATGGGCCACCACCAGCACTAGAGGAGATAAGCTGTCACCTGAGTGAGCTGCTGGACTCTGAGCCGCTCTCTCAGGACACTGGAGATGACTGCCGCTCTCCATCTCTGC agGAAGAACACAAAACAGATGAAGACCGAAGTGTTTTGTTGGAAGATTGGACTGACGATGAGGACAGTACAGGGAGCCCAACAATCCACAGTCACAAATTAAACTCTTTCCCACAGAGAGACACGGTGCTAGACATGACTGATGAGGAAACAGAAGAGAAAGAAACACGTGAAGATGCTCAGAGATTCATGGATCAAGCATTTCCTGACACAGAAGACATGGCATCTATGTTTGAAAGGCTGAAGAGCTGTGATTACAGTGAGATCACTCAAAATATTCAAATTTCGGGAACCCCAGAGCATTCTGAGCAAAGTGATTCTGAGGAACTTGAAGAAACCAATCAGCAATTTCTGCCAGTTTCACATCGTATCTCACAAAGCAGTTCTAATCCCATCAGTTTTCCCCATTTGTCCTCAAAGGAACTGATGAATAACTGTGGAACTGAAGCTGAGACTTTTCCAGAGGCAGACGTTAGGACAGAGTCATCTCTTAGCACCCCTAAAACATACCACACGGTTAGATCAAAAGGGGAGGAGATTAAAAACAAGGTCACCCCTCAAACTTCAGCCAGAAGCCCTGTAATAAAAATCAGACTTGGAAAAACACACCAAGATGGTACGAGTGGAGAAAAATTAGGGCTACACAGTCCTAACCACAATCTGCAGCCTCCAACGCCCTCTCCCAGAGAAACAAACCCAGCTTCCTGTGACGATCAGGTTTCTATTCCAGCTCAGTGCATTTCTAAAGCAAGCGTCTCCCCCTCAGAGCGTTCTCCCCCTCCTACACCTCACCGGTCTTCAGCAATAAAGAACCACAGAACCTCCAAAACCTCTCACTCTGATCCAGATGATGTCAG GAAAGGACAGCTGAGTCACCCTTTACCTGATTTCTCCAAAGTGGAGCCGAGGGTACGTTTCCCGAAAAATAGTGGATACAAACCTCCTAAAAGCCGTCAACCTTCTCATGACAGAACTTCACACCCGGATCTTCCTGTAGTGTTCAAGTCCCCTGCTGAGATTGTGAGAGAGGTCCTTTTGAGCAGTTCTGATGGGTTTCCAGGAAGCCCCTCCATGAGTGGGGCCCCCAGGCGTCTGCACAGCACAGTACCAGAGGAGTTCCGCTGCCCCCAGCAGGCCAGCACACTGATGCAGCAGCTGCAG GAGGACTATAACAGGCTGCTAACCAAGTATGCAGAAGCTGAAAATACTATTGATCGCCTTCGCCTTGAAGCAAAG GTTGGTCTCTGTTCTGAACCCCCAAAACCCAGTACAGCTATCCTGTCAGGTGTTATTCAGGAGGCCTCAAAGGTCATAACGCTCAGTTTTCCTCAAGCGCAGAGGGCAGAGTTCGACGCAGGCTCTACTCACCAGATCCAGCAGAGAGATCACTCGG AAAACTGCAGAAAAACACCAACTCGTCCTTCCTCTGTGAACTCGATCAGCTCAAAGAGGTCTGGATCTCTCACTGCAAACCACCTAACAGAGACTCTGACCAAACAAACTCAAAGATTTCAGCTACAG gTTGATGCTTTCGAGGCACTTCTAAAGAATGGGAAGCTCCAGCCCTGTGAACAGATAAAG GGTCTCTCCACACTGGCACAGGGACAGGAGTCTCTTGAACATGCTTACCTAGATGCACGAGCCCAGTCTCagatgcagcagcagcagtggaAAGGCAGGCATGTCACCTTTGACCCAGACAG ggACCTAGAAGGTcagatcttcaggtcagggatGCGACTGGAGGAGCTGAAGGAGTGGCTGGAGCAAGCAGAACCGAACAAACCCATTTCTGAACCTCCCTTATACCCTCTGCCTCCTTCAGATGTGCTCTCTGTGTCCATGCTGGAGACCGAACCTCTACCTGAG AGCCCACTGTCTGCTGTCCATCCTGAGGCTTGTGTTGGAGTGGAGGTTAGTTCAGTTAGCGGAGAGAGTGATGCagatgaagaggaagaagagatcCTTCCATTTCTTCTTCATCCCCTCCATGACAAACACCAGTGTGTGGAGAGAGACTTCAGTAAGCTCATGGACTG CTATCAGAGTTTTAAAGAGCTGCCTGGGATGCTGGACCCAACTGTGACTTTAAAGAGCCATGACTTGCTGGATTTTGGAGATTCTGCTTCTCTTGGGAATACAAGTGTAACGGACAGACAACAAAACAGGATTTTTAATGAGAAAAAGACAATGACAtctgctcagca GCAGGCAGCAGCAGATTGTGTCCCTCCCTCCGGCCCATCTGTCAGGTCACAGGTGTGTGACTCTATGGAAACTCACCCGGAGGCTCTTTGTCACTCCTCGGTGTTGCCAGGGCTACCGGGCAGGGAAAGGAAAGCGTCAGGAAACAGGAAAACTCAAAGCAGTAGCCTGACCAGCCTGACAGAGAGCACAGAACCCAGAACTATGGGTTTAAAAGCAAAGGCTAAGACTGTCAGAGCATCCCCTCTG GATGGGGTTAAGTCTCCAGAGACAGACAGTGGCTTTATGGGCTCAGAGAGCAGTCATCTCACTCCTGCAGTACACAGTCCTCTCCAGCAGAGGCCAGTGGATAG TTCCATCGCGCCGTCTGGCCCAAGTATGAACACAGAAAGACCAGAGTCTGCTCCTCCTGCTAGACAACCTTTTGCCGTCTCGCCCTCTCAATCACAACCCTCTCTAAATACCCGAAGAGAACACCTCGCCAAGTCTGAAGGATGCACGGGTTCTGTTAGGAGGAGAAGAGGGGAGGAAATGTGTTCTTCTTCCAGTCTTACTTCCTCAGTATCCCCCATTCATTGGCCCAATAGCAACCTCCTGCCCTGGCCAAGCAGCCTgaccagccaatcagagcatGGCAGTGATCACG TCCGTTTCTTATCAGGGGATGAGAAATCACAGGATGGCCGGTACCCACAACCAGCCAATCAGCATCTCCGCTCTCACAGAAGTCCTTATCACCATGGTGACCACCTCGAAGCCCAAAGTTCCGTTCAGCTAACAAATCAGCA AGAGGCTCTTCGATCTCTACAGCAAGAAGTGAACCACCTGAAGGCGAGACTAGAGGGAAATCTGAGACTCTCCGAACCTGCCAGTCCTGTCAGAGTACCCACTTCTGCCACAGAAGAGACCAGGGATCAGGCTTCCCCACAGACCACAAG GTCTTCAGTCAGGAGAAGGCagcagaaagagagtgagaggaaTGAAGAAAAGGAGAGAGGAAACTTGCCAAGACCCACCCAGAGCCAAAGATCCGCATCTTTACCTCGACATCGGCCTCAAACTGAGCTGA CGACTGATTCTGAGTTTGTCCTATCTGAGCCACGAACATCAACTTTAAGACATGTCCGGATGTCACCTATGACATCACGAGGAAGAGGACAAACCAGAGGATTTGGACATCATAAAGAGGACAGTACAT GCAGATCCGACAATAGTGATGCAACCGAATCAAGCCGAGGACCAGAAGCTGCCTGCCCTCATTGCATATCAGACCGCACTGGTTCCTTGACAC GTCCAGTGAGGAGTAGGAGGTCTCCACATTTCTCAAAGCCGTCCTGTAGCCATTGCCCAGTGTGTGGTGCATTACAAACCAATCAAAGAGCCTCTCAATCAG ccAATCAGGAGCCAGTCTCCACCCCCAGAGGGAGTCAGCCAATGAGATCCTCCTTACAGATGGACAGAGGAGGAGGTGTGAATTTGGCTCCTCCCCGCGCAGTTCTGGGAGGTGTTCCAGTTGTCCCATATGTGCCCATCTATCCTTCAACTCT TTACTTCTCCAGTCCTGTGACGTCACAGGCCTACTCACAACCCTTTAACATCTCAGTCAGTCCCGTCAGAGATGAGAGgccaggggtcagaggtcatcgCAGACGATCTCTCTCTTTGGACCATCAGCAGCACACTCTAGACAGCTCTCTGAGCCGTGCTATCACGGCAGCTAAAAACATGAGAGAGGTCTCGCATCGCATGGCTCGCTCTCTGACCTCAGGACTGCACAGCAGTAGCTTCCTCACCTCATCCTGCACCTACTGA